In one bacterium genomic region, the following are encoded:
- a CDS encoding methylmalonyl-CoA mutase — translation KYHIQTSGRSLHAQEIAFNDIRTTLQALSAIYDNCNSLHTNAYDEAITTPTEESVRRAIAIQLIINKELGLARNENPLQGAFIVEDLTDLVEEAVLAEFRSLSERGGVLGAMERMYQRTKIQEESLLYEKLKHSGELPIVGVNTYLDPKGSPTLVPDEVIRSTPAEKEFAISSLGAFHARNAERAPDALARLQEAAVRHENVFAEMMEACKVCSLGQISAALYRVGGQYRRNM, via the coding sequence AAGTACCACATCCAGACCTCGGGCCGCTCGCTGCACGCCCAGGAGATCGCCTTCAACGATATCCGCACCACCCTGCAGGCCCTCTCCGCGATCTACGACAACTGCAACAGCCTGCACACCAACGCCTACGACGAGGCCATCACCACGCCGACGGAGGAGAGCGTGCGCCGGGCCATAGCCATCCAGTTGATCATCAACAAGGAGCTGGGCCTGGCCCGCAACGAGAACCCGCTGCAGGGAGCGTTCATCGTAGAGGATCTGACCGACCTGGTGGAAGAGGCGGTGCTCGCCGAGTTCCGCAGCCTCAGCGAGCGCGGCGGCGTCCTGGGCGCCATGGAGCGCATGTACCAGCGCACCAAGATCCAGGAGGAGTCGCTGCTCTACGAGAAGCTCAAGCACAGCGGCGAGCTGCCCATCGTGGGCGTCAACACGTATCTCGATCCCAAGGGCTCGCCGACGCTCGTGCCGGATGAGGTGATCCGCTCCACGCCTGCAGAGAAGGAGTTCGCCATCTCGTCGCTGGGCGCCTTCCACGCCCGCAACGCCGAACGCGCGCCCGACGCCCTGGCGCGCCTGCAGGAGGCTGCCGTGCGCCACGAAAACGTCTTCGCCGAGATGATGGAGGCCTGCAAGGTCTGCTCGCTGGGTCAGATCTCCGCGGCCCTCTACCGCGTGGGCGGCCAGTACCGGCGGAACATGTAG
- a CDS encoding glycosyltransferase family 39 protein, whose product MSDGARRFDRYFPLIYAAVYAAVALAVQLAWFPVGDLGVETDFYGDLVIAAQRLWHGEFSVLNYPYKGPLTSFALVGVHAVVSLLGGDWYRSGVTLNLICAALFLILLYRLLLRTFNRRVAICATMGVSLAFEFFLHAHKASSDLLFLLLCYLAVERLTRHGWSLARLAAAGALGGLAFLTRYNGLIVPLAGVLVVLLVNRERQSFRRRMLGAAAHVAAFAVVVAPWYAVNHAQTGRLLATHNLQNIFVEEFYGGAGSGPAPGDRPDSLIGVVRRDPLLFLERYLANVPDHLRRELNDSLNDHVTALLVLGLLRMLLFPPRRRHWAVLVFPLVYFLTMCSVYYQPRFAFAVWPGWFAVGFVALAGDGVDRRARLGDWASRTFAVPLAFLRERASRAGAIILAIVALTLYGFQISDIVVAEKVYRQRLPLFVLDIAPELKRLAGADTDALVMARKPHLAHYAGLEYMQYPRTLTTAADFLAFAVDKDVRFIVYGDIERDHYPEHRYLGELMRYAGVERIFAEGATVIYELARGLTADAIAVSEVTAVLELRLAAARVAGNDTLAFQLCAMIAEDRALDRDWPAAAVYLEDGLSVMPRGNSPEACRAVANVKLNLAQTYLRLERWADGVALLEPALVGIGKLLPPARQAAAHACLALHLEHGGHTDAALGHFARARDLYRAVGDAQNAENMRRRLEKQR is encoded by the coding sequence ATGAGCGACGGCGCGCGACGCTTCGACCGGTACTTCCCCCTGATCTACGCCGCCGTCTACGCGGCCGTCGCCTTGGCGGTGCAGCTCGCTTGGTTCCCCGTCGGCGACCTCGGCGTCGAGACGGATTTCTACGGCGATCTGGTGATCGCCGCCCAGCGCCTGTGGCACGGCGAGTTCTCCGTGCTGAACTATCCCTACAAGGGGCCGCTCACGTCCTTCGCGCTGGTCGGGGTGCACGCGGTGGTCTCGCTGCTCGGCGGCGACTGGTACCGCAGCGGCGTCACCCTGAATCTCATCTGCGCCGCGCTCTTCCTGATCCTCCTCTACCGGTTGTTGCTGCGCACCTTCAACCGGCGCGTGGCGATCTGCGCGACCATGGGCGTGTCGCTCGCCTTCGAATTCTTCCTGCACGCCCACAAGGCGTCGTCGGACCTGCTGTTCCTGCTGCTGTGCTACCTGGCCGTCGAGCGCTTGACGCGGCACGGCTGGTCGTTGGCGCGTCTGGCGGCCGCCGGCGCGCTGGGCGGCCTGGCGTTCCTGACCCGGTACAACGGCCTGATCGTGCCCCTGGCCGGCGTGCTCGTCGTGTTGCTGGTGAACCGCGAGCGCCAGTCCTTCCGGCGGCGTATGCTCGGCGCCGCGGCGCACGTGGCGGCCTTCGCGGTCGTGGTCGCGCCATGGTACGCGGTCAATCACGCCCAGACCGGACGCCTGCTGGCCACCCACAACCTGCAGAACATCTTCGTGGAAGAGTTCTACGGCGGCGCCGGTTCCGGGCCCGCGCCCGGCGATCGGCCCGACAGCCTGATCGGCGTCGTACGCCGCGATCCGCTCCTGTTCCTGGAACGCTACCTGGCCAACGTGCCGGACCACCTGCGGCGAGAGCTGAACGACAGCCTCAACGACCACGTGACGGCGCTGCTCGTCCTGGGGCTGCTGCGGATGCTGCTCTTCCCGCCGCGCCGCCGACACTGGGCCGTGCTGGTCTTCCCGCTGGTTTACTTCCTGACCATGTGCTCGGTGTACTACCAGCCCCGCTTCGCCTTCGCGGTGTGGCCGGGCTGGTTCGCGGTGGGATTCGTGGCCTTGGCCGGTGACGGCGTGGATCGGCGCGCTCGTCTGGGCGACTGGGCCTCCCGGACCTTCGCCGTGCCGCTGGCCTTCCTGCGCGAACGGGCCTCGCGCGCGGGCGCGATCATCCTGGCGATCGTCGCGCTGACCCTCTACGGCTTCCAGATCTCGGACATCGTGGTGGCCGAGAAGGTCTACCGGCAACGCCTGCCCCTGTTCGTGCTGGACATCGCGCCCGAGCTGAAGCGGCTGGCCGGCGCCGACACGGACGCCCTCGTCATGGCCCGCAAGCCCCATCTGGCCCATTACGCCGGTCTCGAATACATGCAGTATCCGCGCACCCTGACCACCGCGGCCGACTTCCTCGCCTTCGCCGTCGATAAGGACGTACGGTTCATCGTCTACGGCGACATCGAGCGCGATCACTACCCCGAACACCGCTATCTGGGCGAACTCATGCGCTACGCCGGCGTCGAGCGGATCTTCGCGGAGGGTGCAACCGTGATCTACGAACTGGCGCGCGGCCTGACCGCCGATGCGATCGCCGTCAGCGAGGTCACGGCCGTCCTGGAACTCCGTCTGGCCGCCGCCCGCGTCGCAGGCAACGACACGCTCGCGTTCCAGCTCTGCGCCATGATCGCCGAGGACCGCGCGCTGGATCGAGACTGGCCCGCCGCCGCTGTCTATCTGGAAGATGGCCTGTCGGTGATGCCGCGCGGAAACTCTCCCGAGGCGTGCCGGGCGGTCGCGAACGTGAAGCTGAACCTGGCCCAGACGTATCTCAGGCTGGAGCGCTGGGCCGACGGGGTCGCACTGCTGGAACCGGCCCTGGTCGGGATCGGGAAGCTGTTGCCGCCGGCCCGCCAGGCGGCGGCCCACGCCTGCCTGGCGCTGCACCTGGAACACGGCGGACACACCGACGCCGCCCTGGGGCACTTCGCGCGCGCCCGCGATCTCTACCGGGCTGTCGGGGATGCGCAGAACGCCGAGAACATGCGGCGGCGCCTGGAGAAGCAGCGCTAA
- a CDS encoding MarR family transcriptional regulator has product MLAIRHDAKQPVAIAKALGIDPAAVTRQVEQLVRKGYVRRTRSGVDRRALYVELTEKAERALPTLQSAAHRADRMLVDGLRPEEIRALQTAARRIIANARTMEPPDRPEGMPGED; this is encoded by the coding sequence TTGCTGGCAATCCGTCATGACGCCAAACAACCGGTGGCGATCGCCAAGGCGCTGGGGATCGATCCTGCGGCCGTGACTCGCCAGGTCGAGCAGCTCGTGCGCAAGGGCTACGTGCGCAGAACACGGAGCGGCGTCGACCGGCGCGCCCTGTACGTGGAACTCACGGAGAAAGCGGAGCGCGCACTGCCCACGCTGCAGTCGGCGGCCCATCGCGCCGACCGGATGCTCGTCGACGGGTTGCGTCCGGAGGAGATCCGGGCCCTGCAAACGGCCGCACGCAGGATCATTGCGAATGCAAGGACAATGGAGCCCCCCGACCGGCCGGAAGGGATGCCGGGCGAGGATTAG
- a CDS encoding sucrose synthase: MIRELERFLAQHRREAYTLFRRCLDLGRPVLQRTDIMPEFEAFCREQDDSAECGEGFAEVIRSIQEAVSTPPDLYLAIRANVARWQYVHIQVETASCREVDVAEYLFVKERLAHPAAATDNWPLEIDLTPFERGFPKLHEVRSIGRGVEYLNRHLSGRLFDSNSDGLRLLFKFLKMHQCQGQQLMLNDLIRDRTEMRERLRDAVEYLETRPLADTWAEVGHELKRMGFEPGWGRTAGFMAENMSTLSDILEAPSPENLERFLVRIPMIFSLVILSPHGYFGQSGVLGKPDTGGQVVYILDQVRALEQEMLRSIREQGLDIEPRILILTRLIPEAEGTTCDQEVEPVTGTRHTRILRVPFRNQKGELMREWISRFEIWPYLEQYAIDTEKVILAELGGRPDLLIGNYSDGNLVATLLSQRLGVTQCNIAHALEKSKYKQSDLFWRDHEAQFHFSCQFTADLIAMNTADFIISSTYQEIAGTREVIGQYESYSSFTMPGLYRVVSGIDPFDPKFNIVSPGADTEVFFPFSEKDRRVESLLPEIEDLVNGGARPDALGLLRDHDKPLLFAMSRLDRIKNMAGLVELYGRSDALRGQANLLVAGGYMTPAESQDDDEAKQIETMHRLFDEYDLDGQARWITMRTDKTQVGELYRFVADSRGAFVQPALFEAFGLTVIEAMSSGLPTFATLHGGPLEIIEHGISGYHIDPLRPVEAAEIMAGFFGGCREDATLWKTISDGAIQRVASRYTWQLYASRMLSLSRIYGFWKFMTNIERQETRRYLEMFYTLVYRKLAATVPGQ, encoded by the coding sequence ATGATCCGTGAGCTGGAACGCTTCCTCGCACAACACCGGCGGGAGGCCTACACCCTCTTCCGCCGTTGCCTGGACTTGGGGCGGCCCGTACTCCAGCGAACCGACATCATGCCCGAATTCGAGGCGTTCTGCCGCGAACAAGACGATTCCGCCGAGTGCGGCGAGGGTTTCGCGGAGGTGATCCGCTCCATCCAGGAGGCGGTCTCCACGCCCCCCGACCTCTACCTGGCCATCCGCGCCAACGTGGCGCGCTGGCAGTACGTGCACATCCAGGTGGAGACGGCCAGTTGCCGCGAGGTGGACGTGGCCGAGTACCTGTTCGTCAAGGAGCGCCTGGCCCATCCCGCCGCGGCGACTGACAACTGGCCCCTCGAGATCGACCTGACGCCCTTCGAGAGGGGATTTCCCAAGCTGCACGAGGTCCGATCGATCGGGCGCGGCGTGGAGTACCTGAACCGGCACCTGTCGGGACGCCTCTTCGACAGCAACTCCGACGGGCTCCGCCTGCTCTTCAAGTTCCTGAAGATGCATCAGTGCCAGGGCCAGCAATTGATGCTGAACGACCTGATCCGCGACCGCACCGAAATGCGCGAGCGGCTGCGCGACGCCGTGGAATACCTGGAGACCCGGCCGCTGGCGGATACCTGGGCAGAGGTCGGTCACGAACTGAAACGCATGGGCTTCGAGCCCGGCTGGGGCCGCACCGCCGGTTTCATGGCCGAGAACATGAGCACCCTGTCCGACATCCTCGAGGCGCCGTCGCCCGAGAACCTGGAACGCTTCCTGGTGCGCATACCCATGATCTTCTCCCTGGTGATCCTCTCCCCCCACGGCTACTTCGGACAATCCGGCGTGCTGGGCAAGCCCGACACCGGCGGCCAGGTCGTCTACATCCTCGATCAGGTGCGGGCCCTGGAGCAGGAGATGCTGCGCTCGATCCGCGAGCAGGGGCTGGACATCGAGCCGCGCATATTGATCCTCACGCGCCTGATCCCCGAGGCCGAGGGCACGACCTGCGACCAGGAAGTGGAGCCCGTCACCGGGACCAGGCACACCAGGATCCTGCGCGTGCCCTTCCGCAACCAGAAGGGCGAGCTTATGCGCGAATGGATCTCGCGCTTTGAGATCTGGCCCTACCTGGAGCAGTACGCCATCGATACGGAGAAGGTGATCCTGGCCGAACTGGGCGGTCGACCCGACCTGTTGATCGGTAACTACTCCGACGGCAACCTGGTGGCGACCCTGCTGTCCCAGCGGCTGGGCGTGACTCAATGCAACATCGCCCACGCGCTGGAAAAATCGAAGTACAAGCAATCCGATCTCTTCTGGCGCGATCACGAGGCCCAGTTCCACTTCTCGTGCCAGTTCACGGCCGATCTGATCGCCATGAACACCGCCGACTTCATCATCTCCAGCACCTACCAGGAGATCGCCGGCACCCGCGAGGTGATCGGACAGTACGAGAGCTACTCCAGCTTCACCATGCCCGGCCTGTACCGCGTGGTGAGCGGCATCGATCCCTTCGACCCCAAGTTCAACATCGTCTCGCCGGGGGCGGACACCGAGGTCTTCTTCCCCTTCTCGGAGAAGGACCGGCGCGTCGAGTCGCTGCTGCCGGAGATCGAGGACCTGGTCAACGGCGGCGCCCGCCCGGACGCGCTCGGCCTGCTGCGCGACCATGACAAGCCCCTGCTCTTCGCCATGTCGCGTCTCGACCGCATCAAGAACATGGCGGGCCTGGTCGAGCTGTACGGGCGCAGCGACGCCCTGCGCGGGCAGGCCAACCTGCTTGTCGCCGGCGGATACATGACACCCGCGGAGTCGCAGGACGATGACGAGGCCAAGCAGATCGAGACCATGCACAGGCTCTTCGACGAATACGACCTGGACGGCCAGGCCCGCTGGATCACCATGCGCACCGACAAGACCCAGGTCGGCGAGCTCTACCGCTTCGTGGCCGACTCGCGCGGCGCCTTCGTCCAGCCCGCCCTCTTCGAGGCTTTCGGCCTGACCGTGATCGAGGCCATGAGCAGCGGCCTGCCCACCTTCGCGACGCTGCACGGCGGCCCGCTGGAGATCATCGAGCACGGTATATCCGGCTATCACATCGACCCGTTGCGTCCCGTGGAGGCGGCCGAGATCATGGCCGGCTTCTTCGGCGGCTGCCGCGAGGATGCCACGCTCTGGAAAACCATTTCCGACGGCGCCATCCAGCGCGTCGCCAGCCGCTACACCTGGCAGCTCTACGCCAGCCGGATGCTGTCGCTTTCGCGCATCTACGGTTTCTGGAAATTCATGACGAACATCGAAAGACAGGAGACGAGGCGGTATCTCGAGATGTTCTACACGCTCGTCTACCGCAAGCTGGCCGCCACCGTCCCCGGACAGTGA